The Herbiconiux sp. SALV-R1 nucleotide sequence AGTCGGAGCGGCGCGCCCTGGCGAAGGTCGAGTCGGAGGAGCGCCGCAAACTCGGGCTGCCGGAGAAGACGCAGGCCTCCTAACCGATACGGTATCCCTGGGAGTTCGACAGGGGAGGCGCAGTGACGGGTGCGGACATAGCGGCGTTGGTCGCGCTCCTGCTGCTGGCGGTCGACCTGCTCATCCGCATCATCGCGGTCATCATCGTGCCGCGCAATCGCCGGCCCTCCACCGGCATCGCGTGGCTCATGGCCATCTTCGTGCTGCCGTACGTCGGGTTCCTGCTGTTCCTGCTCATCGGCAGTTACAAGCTCCCGAAGGGCCGGCGCGACAAGCAGTACGCCATCAACGAGTTCATCATCGAGACCACGGAGGGCATCGAGCGCGTCAGCGACGACGACCCGTGGCCGCCGTGGTTCAAGAACGTCGTCGAGCTCAACCGCACCCTCGGAGCGATGCCCCTGGTGGGCGGCAACCAGGCGTCGCTCGTCGGCGACTACGACGCGAGCATCCGTCTCATGACCGACGAGATCGACAAGGCGCACCGCTACGTGCACGCCGAGTTCTACATCCTCTCCTACGACGAGACCACGAAGCCGTTCTTCGAGGCGCTGGCGGCCGCCGTGAAGCGCGGGGTCACCGTGCGGGTGCTGCTCGACCACATCGCCTCCGTGCGGGCGCCCGGGTACAAGAAGACCGTGAAGCTGCTCAACCAGATGGGCGTGAAATGGCACTTCATGCTGCCGGTGCAGCCGCTGAAGGGCAAGTGGCAGCGGCCCGATCTGCGCAACCACCGCAAGATCCTCGTCATCGACGGCGACGTCGCGTTCATGGGATCGCAGAACGTGGTCGACCGCAGCTACAACAAGAAGGGCAACATCCGCCGCGGGCTCAAGTGGCAAGACCTCATGACGCGCCTCGAGGGGCCGATCGTGGCGGGTATCAACGCCATCTTCATCACCGACTGGTACAGCGAGTCGAACGAGCTGCTGCTGCGCGAGACCCGCGCCATCACCGACGACATCATCGACGACGAACCGGATGCGCTCGACATGCAGGTGGTCCCCTCCGGTCCCGGATTCGAGGGCGAGAACAACCTCCGCCTGTTCCTCGCGCTGCTCTACGCGGCGCAGGAGCGCATCATCATCACGAGCCCCTACTTCGTGCCCGACGACGCGATGCTCTACGCCATCACCACCGCCACGCAGCGCGGGGTCGACGTGCATCTGTTCGTCTCCGAGATCGGCGACCAGGCGCTGGTGTACCACGCGCAGCGCTCCTACTACGAGGTGCTGCTGCGGGCGGGCGTGCGCATCTTCATGTACCAGGCGCCGTACATCCTGCACTCCAAGCACTTCACCATCGACGACGAGGTCGCCGTGATCGGCTCGAGCAACATGGACA carries:
- the cls gene encoding cardiolipin synthase, which codes for MTGADIAALVALLLLAVDLLIRIIAVIIVPRNRRPSTGIAWLMAIFVLPYVGFLLFLLIGSYKLPKGRRDKQYAINEFIIETTEGIERVSDDDPWPPWFKNVVELNRTLGAMPLVGGNQASLVGDYDASIRLMTDEIDKAHRYVHAEFYILSYDETTKPFFEALAAAVKRGVTVRVLLDHIASVRAPGYKKTVKLLNQMGVKWHFMLPVQPLKGKWQRPDLRNHRKILVIDGDVAFMGSQNVVDRSYNKKGNIRRGLKWQDLMTRLEGPIVAGINAIFITDWYSESNELLLRETRAITDDIIDDEPDALDMQVVPSGPGFEGENNLRLFLALLYAAQERIIITSPYFVPDDAMLYAITTATQRGVDVHLFVSEIGDQALVYHAQRSYYEVLLRAGVRIFMYQAPYILHSKHFTIDDEVAVIGSSNMDMRSFSLNMEVSLMVRGRSFVDEMREVEAGYREVSRELTLEEWRKQPLRSTILDNLARLTSAIQ